In the genome of Anabrus simplex isolate iqAnaSimp1 chromosome 2, ASM4041472v1, whole genome shotgun sequence, the window atactccctgcgctttctatagcctttgaacgtttagtatacgagcaagttctggaatacctaaataagaatgctcctttggaccctttgcaatctggatttaagaagggtcacagtaccgcgacagcacttttgaaggtaagaagaaacgctgtagacaaacgactgctcactatacttatcattcttgacttcagtagtacctttgacactatagaaattccgactatgataaagaaaatggaactgctaaatttcgacctggctgtacttaagttttttagttattatttgagaaaccatcaacagcgtgtaaaagtaaacgacaaggcctctaaatggaaaatgaaacttagtggcgCCCCACAgtgcagtattctagggcccttacttttctgtatttatatcaatgacataccatccgtgacaggaaataacatatcgacactgcaagacaagatattaacaatgacctccgatgactcagtatatatgcacaacgaaattatcttatactaaactccacaaaatctcaggcaattataattggatcacgaaaattactgagctgctcaaacaatgtcgcaatcccgcctatcataccgaatggtaacattattccctacagtaaaacggttaaaaatctcggcttaattatgaatgaaacacttcattattgtgacgttgttttagttgatatgacgagagaagaaacacttaaacttcaacgagcactggaTTACTGCCTGCGATTTATTCACAACatcaggtacgatgttcataccaccccatactaacaggctgtctcatggctgaagcctgataaacaccggcagctacacactttaacgatggtgtttaggagtgttagctgaaagtcagccactgtctatttcttctaaattcacctttttatcatcatttcataacttaaatacacgttctagatcatttctttctcttccactgcaccgcacaaataaaattaatagataatttgtggtgatcggcgtcacattatggaattccctgtcagctcaggtcagagaaactggCTCTTTATCAAGATTCAAGGTCACCTGCCGAAGCtatctgctgaggacagctgactgaatggttgaagtgtgaatgtgtgcgtgcctgaggattagtcatttttaagagtttttaatattgaaattaaatggcgtatggcttttagtgccgggagtgtccgaggacatgttaggctcgccaggtgcaggtatttttatttgactcctgtaggcgtcctgcgcgtcgggatgagaatgaaatgatgatgaagatgacacatacacccagcccgcgtgccagcgaaattaaccaatgatggttaaaattcccgaccttgctgggaatcgaacccatatcccCTGTGACAAACGGCCAACTcgtcaaccatttagccatggagccgcacgttttaatattagttttaatattaatttagttagtaaattatttaaatttagttttaattctattaatttatgtatttttatttgttttacgtatctcagtattgtatttaagattttgatcagtatgtggttaagtgtacgagagggcctcgaggcctaacttcgccactgttaaatggggcactaataaataaataaataaataaataaataaataaataaataaataaataaataaataaataaataaataaataaataaataaataaataaataaataaataagtaaataaataaagaatgtaaggggtattggtatagatattttgttagttggtaaagaaaaatatgcgtcacaacatatgctagggagtgatTACCTTGTCCTATTAGATTCTCTaccggttagggcagcgcagctgtgagcttgaatccgggagccAGTGAATTCGAAATCTTCTGTCGTGggcgctgaaaatggtttcccgtggtttcgcattttcacaccaggaaaatgctggggctgtaccttaattaaggccacggccgcttccttcctactcctacgcctttcctatcccaccgtcaccataaagcctatcagtgtcgttgcgacgaaaaacaaattgttaattcgtttccctcgcaagcctggggtacAGAATACtgtagtatacactgactgacaaagcaaatgcaacaccaagaaggagtggtcagaactttatgccaattgcagggtagactgacgtcactgaggtatgctcatgatgtgaaatgcgccgctgtgctgcgcacgtagcgaacgataaatgggacacggcgttggcgaatggcccacttcgtaccgtgatttctcagccgacagtcattgtagaacgtgttgtcgtgtgccacaggacacgtgtatagctaagaatgccaggccgccgtcaacggaggcatttccagcagacagacgactttacgaggggtatggtgatcgggctgagaagggcaggttggtcgcttcgtcaaatcgcagccgatacccatagggatgtgtccacggtgcagcgcctgtggcgaagatggttggcgcagggacatgtggcacgtgcgaggcgtccaggcgcagcccgagtgacgtcagcacgcgaggatcggcgcatccgccgccaagcggtggcagccccgcacgccacgtcaaccaccattcttcagcatgtgcaagacaccctggctgttccaatatcgaccagaacaatttcccgtcgattggttgaaggaggcctgcactcccggcgtccgctcacaagactaccattgactccacagcatagacgtgcacgcctggcatggtgccgggctagagcgacttggatgagggaatggcggaacgtcgtgttctccgatgagtcacgcttctgttctgtcagtgatagtcaccgcagacgagtgtggcgtcggcgtggagaaaggtcaaatccggcagtaactgtggagccccctaccgctagacaacgcggcataatggtttggggcgctattgcgtatgattccacgtcacctctagggcgtattcaaggcacgttaaatgcccaccgctacgtgcagcatgtgctgcggccggtggcactcccgtaccttcaggggctgcccaatgctctgtttcagcaggataatgcccgcccacacactgctcgcatctcccaacaggctctacgaggtgtacagatgcttccgtggccagcgtactctccggatctctcacgaatcgaacacgtgtgggatctcattggacgccgtttgcaaactctgccccagcctcgtacggacgaccaactgtggcaaatggttgacagagaatggagaaccatccctcaggacaccatccgcactcttattgactctgtacctcgacgtgtttctgcgtgcatcgccgctcgcggtggtcctacatcctactgagtcgatgccgtgcgcattgtgtaacctgcatatcggtttgaaataaacatcaattattcgtccgtgccgtctctgttttttccccaactttcatccatttcgaaccactccttcttggtgttgcattttctctgtcagtcagtgtaaatttgcagttttatgacgctaatatgcgtatgtataatttttattaatgtgccagaaaccaacgacatggagctgttgccatttcaacaccgttttgagggccaacgaccaaagtcgggatttgaacctgcgaactctgactcaggacagcgactcaaccaactgaaccacatgaaaaggagatGTTTGTGGTTATTGTTATacatagattcagttagtatgtttgcacaggttttatgaggagcatttattaaggcgtacgttttccaactgcccTAATGCACGAGACCGTacggaagctaaagagccttgcaggggtgtcgcttccttctttgttcacttttccaaaccaaaccccatggcgtaacagccccgaagaggcatcgcctaccaagcgaccgctgtttagcccaaaggcctgcagattacgaggtggcatgtggtcagcacgactaatcttctccgccgttattctgggctttctagagcggggccgccatctcactgtcagataggtcctgaattataagctcgtgggctgagcgTACCTCGAAGCagtccttagatccaggtaaaaaacactggcctggccgggaatcgaacccggggcctctggtaagaggcaggcaagctaccgcTATACCGCGGGGTCAGtttgttacttttaggtctccttattttagaattaggcTTAAGGCATCCTgtattcgatgcccgccactgacagagttatgaaaaacatgggatcgggaagatacagtcTTGTTTGTgagtgcaatagagttggccataaGTCTCCcatgatcgaaatatctacgacctggcaggtagtcaccttcacgtggcgtagtaccaaagtggttccttttttaagaaaaaataaataaatgaagattctacttcctcgcaaacgaagaacgatattatcaattttacgaacagtttcaataatgcagccggattagagtacagaagctatggtttcgattgttggatataattacatggtaacaatcaaaaccatcaatatctacaggaGATCCGTCACcgtactcggtaggaccggctttcttttcatatccaccgggcgagttggccgtgcatttaagggcgcacaactgtgtgcttgcatccgcttcgaaccccactgtcggcagccctaatgatggttttccgtggtttcccattttcacaccttaatgacagctgatggtggagctgttgaggatccaaccagccttagggctgaaaactgaacatacaatatacaattaaggctacggccgcttccttcccactcctaatcgttactttcccatcgttgccataagacttacggtgcgacgtaaagcaaattctaaatacgaaataaaacatcttttcacaatcccttccaaggaaaagttgtatccacgctactggcctagacttggccactgaaattatttcgtgggtacgccactgcatccactcaccatttaaggtacaaggtaagcccgaagaatggttgacactcaaaatacaccatcataaatgatgcggttatgactcaaaagtactaaagaaaggtaaggcacgcgacctagtgtttcaagtagaatctgaatcaatagaacgtgacttctcattttaaaaatgtttcatgtacaGACTGCGACTcgagcctcggccgtcttgatgagaagatagaaccattggaactgagctatcacgtccgctaattacaagatagttatatgcacttttgatggtgccatttgaggttccaatcagtccccgggcatttgacataACATATAGACCTACCTGTAGAACGGCatgcatctgcgatctgtcttgctaccgacattattttgcccttagtgacaaaataaatttacttatatggcacaaacttaggaactaacgtgcagctcacaatcctgtcacagtcttccgaacgctgcaacttaaacatagcacatctttcaaccacggtacaaccccagtttcctggaaccgatctgcaaaagctgacacgatgttgtaagttttcaactgtttctggccgtggacaccgttatctcggtggtcacgttacGGCCCCCTATTGCtcttttcctcatcttttggcatttgtcaacacacagttgcattcccaatactgagggCTCTACACTGAAAtttccccgcgcatcacaatcctaagtgttttgctttcattcaagcagtacgaATATGGAGAATtttgaatggccgtattgagccctgctagtagattctttgtcgctacgttaatatttcggcgtaagtttttaagttgttcgaaccgtacgtaaaacaacggctgatcctcgctctagtttcaggaaacttttttttttggtcGTGGCGGCCCCACTGCCGCctctcctaccccccccccccccccacccttggATACGCCAGTGCAATGTAGTattgttagtaactgttgtttaacagagagagatttatttctgttcgtatgATGTtctaacctatgcccaatatccaTCAAAaattcttccacttgtattgtgcttaacctaaaacgctcattgtattcaaatacagtgttgaactggaaatttattttttctctctacagacggtagttttcactTTCATCACTATCACTGCTGCTAGACCATATATTTATCAAATTGTATCTGAAATatgtatatttaaatagcactagtaggtttatatgtattatatattattgtcctttcactggtagagaataatTCCCAGTTCACTAGAAAGTTACACGCACTaaagtacttttgtggaacacactcataaaaattcactggtaatttatAAGTATGGGGTAGTAAagtacgagcctccgtggctcaggcggcagcgcgtcggcctgtcaccgctggataccgtggttcaaatcctggtcactccatgtgagatttgtgctggacaaagctaaggcgggacaggtttttctccgggtactccggttttccctgtcatcttttcatagcatttatcagtcattaataaatcaccctgggagtggcgaccccattgtaataacagcctatatatgtttcattcaatacgtccctgacccggtcaaagactggaaaacaggttgcatgttttcatttcagtagtaaagtACAACTAGCGACAAGCTAGAAAACTCCGTCAAATACAACTCcaccctcctgcatccattcagtatGATTTGTGTGGGAGTATTTTTTTATCCCAAGATTGGTCAGTTTAGTCATCGCAAAAatatccataaactgagttgaactacTTACTTTATGCAGGAAGAAATTTATACTCAGATCTAGTTACAGTCGACGACGAGTATGAATAGTTAGCGCGAGTTGCTCACAATTTGTAATTACCGATAATATTTACATCGGTGTTCGTTTTAGTAGAGCACTGTCGTCGATAGAGAGCGCGAAGTTTGAGTTCTCATTTGGCATTTAAAAATGGCGTTTTGATGTTTTGTTGTTGTAGATATCTAGTACATATCTGTCATGTATTAGTGTTTCATATTCAGGAATGGCACCACCAGATGCTCTGAATCACATCTGTGTTCTCTGTAATAGTAAACTGGAATCGAAGGAAGCTCTGCAGGAGCATTTCAGGTATAGTTTCTTCTTCGATGATTTTATGTTCGTTCTGATGTAGCCCGTTTGAACCTAATTGAAGACAGTAACTTGACTGATTTTGCTGTTCTCCTTTCAGGAAACATGCTAATAAAGAAATTGATAGTAAGGGTAGGCCTGGAAAACCTACAGTTCCTCCCAACAAGGGTGTTAAACCGGCAGCTAGTAACCGAGTGTCGAAATTATCAAATAAACCTGGCGAAATAACTTGTGATGTGTGTGGTCAAGAGTTTGATAATGTCACTGTTGCAATACAACATAAATTTCGTAAACATCCGGAGAGCGCAGCTAAGCACTTCTGTCCTTATTGTGGTATGCAGTTCCCCTTAAAGTACAACCGTGATAAGCATTTGTTAGACCATCCTGGTGGGGCACCTAGCAAGTTATATCCTTGTCCTGATTGTGGTGTCgtattctataatgaagatgctcAAGCATATCATACAAAGTCAA includes:
- the LOC136864445 gene encoding zinc finger and BTB domain-containing protein 40 isoform X2, with translation MAPPDALNHICVLCNSKLESKEALQEHFRKHANKEIDSKGRPGKPTVPPNKGVKPAASNRVSKLSNKPGEITCDVCGQEFDNVTVAIQHKFRKHPESAAKHFCPYCGMQFPLKYNRDKHLLDHPGGAPSKLYPCPDCGVVFYNEDAQAYHTKSTHKRDLIKCTTCDALFYNKKAYDNHNMYHKPDDLYVTSEEQRLQTVSRVDQDFDIRRVQNAAEKFIPVYRPRVPLQKKKKKGCAKLLKEDATDELSPNSAPESSDSDSDIPLLVRWLNKHRGHKSVSDI